AACTCTTGCCAGCACCAAACCGATAAACTGTTCTGGCCTCAGTCACTAAAGAAGATTACTGAGCAGGCGTGTCAGTAGAAACTGGTATGGGTGAAGTTAATCGAGGTTGCGCCGATGAGCTGTCCCTCCGAGTGCGCCTCGAACTTCAGCACTCCCTCTTGGGCCCCGAATATAACTTTTATGCCATAATGTAGGTCATAAAGAATCTTGCCCTCAGAAACCTTGTGAGGAAACCTTGACAGATCAACCTTTTCGAAGTTGACAATGATTTCCCCGACCTTCTGCACCCCTGTGATTCTCCAGTCAGCTAGGCTATTGAAAGCAGGTTATGGACAACCACCTTTGTGTTCTACCCGTGTTGGGGCTTGTTCCACGTCGCATGAGTAAAGACTATCTACAAAGACCAATCCATCGCCTTCCCGATGACTAATCGACACTTCCACCTGTTGGGAGTAACCGTCCGGGATCTGTTCACCCTGTTATCACAACTTAGTAGACATCAGcggataaaaaaaaaaaaaaaacaagttGGGAAGTACCTTAGAAACCATCCATTCCATATATCCCGGGGCATATCTATCTCCGTCATAGATATCAACAAACGAATCCTTTTCATTATCGAGGCATTTCCGAAAGCGATGGGCCCATGTGAATCCATAATGTCGACGGGACCGCCTATTGTCAGCACGAAGACCTTCTAGTCCACGAAGCGCTGCTCCTTGAACAATAGCCGCTTGTCTTCATGAACTCAGTACAACGTTTGCAGAATTCCCAGTGTATTCAACTCACGCATTGTTCGGCACTGTGACCGTGATATTTCCAGCCGGTCCAAACGTGTTCCGGAATGCGTTCCGTAGGTACTCCGAGTCTCCAAAGCCACCAACGAGGATTATCCTCTGGTTTTATTGGCATCAAAGTCCGGAGAGAAACGATGTTGTGGTGGTACTGGATGTAATCTTACATTGATTACCTCGCGCCCTGCCTCTTTATTAGCATCGACAATCTGCTGGCGAACCAAAGATATAATCTTCTCCACAACGGGATCAAAAAGAGACTGAAGATCATTGCTGCAGACCAATTAGAATAGAAATCCACGGTTGGTAGGGGCTATTGGATATTACTAACTGAGAAACTATCACTAAGCTTTCGTCTTCGTTGAAGTATTCTGCATTCACTCCAATGGGATTCATGTTCAGAAATAGCTCGTGGGTCATCTCGGCAGAAGGGTAGCCAAAGTCGCGCTTGATGATTTCGAATTTGTTCATGAAGTCGCTTCCAGGTGCGGTCCGACGGCGTGGAAGGTCACTGAAGGCTTTACCAAAGATCTGGCCCATCAGATTGTAGAACTTGCGGTCAACCGCTGTCGAACCGCATTTCCCTCCTACTTCCAGTGAGCAAGAAAAGAGACACAAGTAGCCAGTTGCTTACCAATGCCTGTGCAAAGCTCTTCGAACTTGAGAGTGGGTTGCACCTGCTTAACCAAGTACGTGGTAATATCCTGTTCAGGAACTTCGTGTTGGCGATATAACACTGGGGATCAAGCGAGGGGAAACGCACCACCGTTCCTCCACCGCAGTCACAAACAAGAACCCCATCGTCAGGCTGTATCAGTCGAATTAGGTGAGAAAACATTCATCCCGACCTTGGGTATCTTACCTTCACCGATAATCCAAGACCATCATTGACCGATCTCCTGAGAGCTGCAATGGCGGCCGCTTCAGGCTCCGGGATGAGACAGATTGTGTCCTGGACATTGCCCTTCCTTGAACCAAATCCAGCCCTTCGGGCAGCTTCCAGCGTCGAGCTTTTGGCCTCATCGGACCAAATAGCCGGCACTGTAAACCAGAACTCAAGGGGTGTGAGTTTCAACGCTTCTTCGGTGATTTGCTTTGCGATTGTTGTAAGGATGTGTTCATAGACACCAGAAAGAAAATCGCTAGCAACCTGTACAGCATCTTTGTCTTCTGGTAATCTGAACATCCCGATAGCAGCAGCACCTTCAAGAGCCGCGTCGTAACTAGTGAGAGGCGTGCCCCTGTCTAGGAGCAGTTTGGTCCACGAATAGGACATCATTCCCGGCTCAACCTGATAGCCCCAGCGGTGTTTTCCATTATTATCCGTGGCGTACGCGACTCGAGAAGGTGTCTTGAGGACGGTTTCGGTGTGCCTCGCTCGTCCGGGCCAGGACTTAATCAGGACGATATCATCGATGGTCTTTCCTCTAGTGCTAACATAACTTGCTCCTTCACACGCTTAGTCCACTCCTTGATCATCTTGCTGGGAAGCTTACCGGTAAACGTAGTACCATAatcaacgccaacaatgATCTTGTGCCTATTTTGTTCCATTTCGAATTCAAGCCCGGAAGTGAAAGAAGTCGGATGTCACAATGAAAAGGGAAGGGAGTTCCGTGGCCTTCAGTAGCAGGAATTGAAAACGGCAAGGCGACGTATTAGAAGGGTCAATGTTATGCAGAGAGAAAGGCGAAGGCGACAAAAAAAGTGAAAGGTTGAAGGTCCCTGGAAGCGAATTTTCATTTTTCTCATTTCTCTCACTTGTGTTGGATTCCTTCttaacaacaaccaccaagcTGGTAATAATCTCAATCCACATCTCTCGGTTTCTCAAATCCtgtctccatcctccagATATTGCCCATTTCAGCCTTCTCCCACCATTCTGTTTCTCCATCACAAGCCACGTTTGATTTGCAATGGAGTATGGTCGCAGGCTAGTATGTCGCATGCCCCTAGTTCTGATGTCGCTTTCTCATTACAGGACTCAACGATAGATCGATTGTTTCCGAACCCCAGATGAGAGTCCAAATACAGATACGAGACATAATATGAACTCGGAGCAGAACACGACTCCACAGGCCGGCCCTCTTGTTGGAATCACCAGCAGTGGTGGCCACGGGTCCCCTCCCAGTAGGTCTAGCGGCGCTGGCTTCAGATCCCACCGGGAACGTGAGTATCTATCAGCAAGACTGAGACGGGCAAATCGCTGTATCGACCATCTCATGGCGAGGGAAAGGGAATACCATCGAGAGTTTGAATCGCTAGAGCAAAGCCTGGAAGACGCCGAGCATGACAACTCATCTCTCAAAACTCGCCTGCGTCAGGTCACTGAGGACAACGGAGCAAAGACTGGTTATCTCAGGATAGCAGAAAAGAAGCTTGCAACTTCACAACACCAGTTACAAGAGACACGTCGTGACAAC
This is a stretch of genomic DNA from Aspergillus puulaauensis MK2 DNA, chromosome 8, nearly complete sequence. It encodes these proteins:
- a CDS encoding Hsp70 family protein (COG:S;~EggNog:ENOG410PJ95;~InterPro:IPR013126,IPR043129); this translates as MEQNRHKIIVGVDYGTTFTGASYVSTRGKTIDDIVLIKSWPGRARHTETVLKTPSRVAYATDNNGKHRWGYQVEPGMMSYSWTKLLLDRGTPLTSYDAALEGAAAIGMFRLPEDKDAVQVASDFLSGVYEHILTTIAKQITEEALKLTPLEFWFTVPAIWSDEAKSSTLEAARRAGFGSRKGNVQDTICLIPEPEAAAIAALRRSVNDGLGLSVKPDDGVLVCDCGGGTVDITTYLVKQVQPTLKFEELCTGIGGKCGSTAVDRKFYNLMGQIFGKAFSDLPRRRTAPGSDFMNKFEIIKRDFGYPSAEMTHELFLNMNPIGVNAEYFNEDESLVIVSHNDLQSLFDPVVEKIISLVRQQIVDANKEAGREVINRIILVGGFGDSEYLRNAFRNTFGPAGNITVTVPNNAQAAIVQGAALRGLEGLRADNRRSRRHYGFTWAHRFRKCLDNEKDSFVDIYDGDRYAPGYMEWMVSKGEQIPDGYSQQVEVSISHREGDGLVFVDSLYSCDVEQAPTRVEHKGVQKVGEIIVNFEKVDLSRFPHKVSEGKILYDLHYGIKVIFGAQEGVLKFEAHSEGQLIGATSINFTHTSFY